The Argiope bruennichi chromosome 9, qqArgBrue1.1, whole genome shotgun sequence genome contains a region encoding:
- the LOC129984287 gene encoding major facilitator superfamily domain-containing protein 10-like — MSRMHESGDVQKQQMSASKKENEDKLSSSMYIIFLVLIVDLLGFTVILPLMPSIFEYYDANEKDHLYHWMESKIHFFQTLFGAPGEFNKVLFSGFIGSVFSALQFLVAPIFGSLSDVYGRKIIMIISMIGIAISHAVWCISDYFYLFVIARIIGGLSRANISLSTAIVTDLCSEKKRSKGMALIGIAFAIGFIVGPVIGAIFASRGEKFSQNFYVLPAIFALTMTIIDIFLIVFFFKESLPKEKRASSIGQGLSEAYQFISPLSLFSFNPVINIKPKEKQALKKIGLTYFLFLFIYSGLEYSLSFLTHMRFNFTSMQQGKMYLFSGLIMIFVQGGYVRRIPPGKEIKSAAVGALLIIPAFVLIGISNRVEILYLGLALYAYASATVVPCLTTIASKFGSTSQKGTVLGIFRSLGSLARALGPLVSAVAYWSLTPTVSYCIGGLLLIIPLVLILNLNKELPKVFEKGD; from the exons ATGTCTCGTATGCATGAATCTGGTGATGTACAGAAGCAACAAATGTCTGCTTCcaagaaagaaaatgaagataaattatcTTCATCaatgtacataatatttttagtacTAATTGTTGATTTGTTGGGATTTACAGTAATTCTACCTCTTATGCCTTCCATTTTTGAGTATTATGATGCAAATGAAAAG gacCATCTATATCATTGGATggaaagcaaaattcatttttttcaaactttatttggAGCACCTGGTGAATTTAATAAAGTTCTATTTAGTG gatttATTGGCTCAGTTTTTTCTGCTCTACAATTTCTTGTTGCTCCTATTTTTGGATCTTTATCAGATGTATATGGACGCAAAATAATTATGATCATATCTATG attGGAATTGCTATTTCACATGCAGTTTGGTGCATTTCTGATTACttctatttatttgttattgcaAGAATAATTGGTGGTTTAAGTAGAGCAAACATCTCATTGTCTACTGCCATTGTGACTGACTTGTGCTcagaaaaaaagagaagtaaaGGCATG gcACTTATTGGAATAGCTTTTGCAATTGGTTTCATTGTTGGACCTGTCATTGGTGCCATCTTTGCTTCAAGAGGTGAAAAGTTCTCACAGAATTTTTATGTTCTTCCAGCAATATTTGCTCTGACGATGACtatcattgatatatttttaatagtcttcttttttaaagaatctctTCCTAAGGAGAAACGA GCTTCATCTATAGGACAGGGTCTATCTGAAGCATATCAGTTTATAAGCcctctttcattattttcttttaatcctgttataaatattaagcctaaag agaaacaggctttgaaaaaaattggactaacatatttcttatttctatttatttattctgggTTAGAATATTCTTTATCATTTCTAACCCACATGCGTTTCAATTTTACAAG cATGCAACAAGGAAAGATGTATTTATTTAGTGGCTTGATAATGATTTTTGTTCAGg GTGGATATGTGAGACGAATTCCTcctggaaaagaaataaaatctgctGCAGTT gGAGCTTTACTGATCATTCCGGCATTTGTACTTATTGGAATCTCAAACagagttgaaattttatatttaggacTTGCTTTATACGCTTATG CTTCTGCAACTGTTGTGCCTTGCCTCACAACTATTGCATCCAAATTTGGTTCCACGAGCCAGAAAGGTACTGTTTTGGGTATTTTCAGATCTTTAGGATCATTAGCAAGAGCATTAGGTCCTCTTGTATCTGCTGTTG CATATTGGAGCTTAACACCAACCGTTTCTTATTGTATTGGCGGATTGTTACTTATTATACCATTAGTTTTGATACTGAATCTGAACAAGGAGCTtccaaaagtttttgaaaaaggagattag